The Cellulophaga sp. L1A9 genome window below encodes:
- a CDS encoding YkgJ family cysteine cluster protein, which yields MKEFIAQLPKLAKDKQNENKKFFAKLKKKTPKNLDYLMQELHENEFERTDCLECANCCKTTGPLFTNADVERISKHFRQKPQQFIDQYLRIDDENDYVLQQVPCTFLGADNYCSIYDVRPKACREFPHTDRKKFQQISNLTIKNVAICPAAYNIVEEMKKRIG from the coding sequence ATGAAAGAATTTATTGCGCAACTCCCGAAGCTTGCAAAAGACAAGCAGAATGAGAATAAAAAATTCTTTGCTAAGCTAAAGAAGAAAACACCTAAAAATTTGGATTACCTCATGCAAGAGTTGCATGAAAACGAATTTGAACGTACAGATTGTTTGGAATGTGCCAACTGTTGTAAAACTACGGGTCCGTTATTTACAAATGCAGATGTTGAACGTATTTCAAAACATTTCAGGCAAAAACCACAGCAATTTATAGATCAATACTTGCGCATAGATGACGAGAATGATTATGTGTTACAACAGGTGCCGTGTACCTTTTTAGGGGCAGATAATTACTGTTCTATTTATGATGTACGGCCAAAAGCATGTAGGGAATTCCCACATACAGATCGTAAAAAGTTTCAGCAAATTAGTAATTTGACGATTAAAAATGTAGCTATATGCCCAGCAGCATATAATATCGTAGAGGAAATGAAGAAGCGTATTGGGTAA
- a CDS encoding DUF2059 domain-containing protein has protein sequence MKLIKNISAIFLLITLSSCGQEATFQEDVLTYIKSNGTAKQYNYAYDELLKMLGNQFPKTEENATGWDYLEANKEKHVNEILMQLAPVYEKNFTHEEIKKMNLFYTSDAGKQLVADGAKLTEAQKKEVNDFYGTETGKTIMEKQPILATEIAKVSEGWSRDLYETALSMLK, from the coding sequence ATGAAACTAATAAAAAATATTTCAGCAATTTTTCTATTGATTACCTTATCAAGCTGCGGACAAGAAGCTACTTTTCAAGAAGATGTGTTGACGTATATTAAGAGTAATGGAACTGCAAAGCAGTACAATTATGCGTATGATGAATTATTGAAGATGTTAGGGAACCAGTTTCCGAAAACAGAAGAAAACGCAACAGGTTGGGATTATTTGGAAGCGAATAAAGAAAAGCATGTGAATGAAATACTGATGCAATTAGCTCCAGTATATGAGAAAAATTTTACACACGAGGAAATAAAAAAAATGAATTTATTTTATACTTCTGATGCAGGGAAACAGTTGGTAGCTGATGGAGCAAAATTAACGGAAGCACAAAAAAAAGAGGTAAATGATTTTTACGGAACAGAAACGGGTAAAACAATCATGGAAAAGCAACCCATTCTTGCAACTGAAATTGCTAAGGTTTCAGAGGGGTGGAGTAGAGACCTGTATGAAACAGCTTTAAGCATGTTAAAATAA
- a CDS encoding bifunctional 2-polyprenyl-6-hydroxyphenol methylase/3-demethylubiquinol 3-O-methyltransferase UbiG has translation MQTDILGEAVLDFQNGNYTTDIKTYSSLDEEDIIPIPYLFRSYKEMPSLEKKALQLAKGAILDIGCGAGSHSLYLQENGKNVTALDASNGAIEVCKARGIKNTLCINLFEYQGKKFDTLLLLMNGIGLAGKLNQVNKFFTQLKTFLNPNGQILLDSTDLLYMFDEDEDGGYWIPDVEYYGEVSFVMEYKSKKSDSFNWLYLDYNTLQRAAVANNFKCELIKDGEHFDYLAKLTLK, from the coding sequence ATGCAAACTGATATTTTAGGCGAAGCTGTTTTAGATTTTCAAAATGGAAACTACACTACAGATATTAAAACCTATTCATCATTGGATGAGGAAGATATAATCCCTATTCCCTATTTATTCCGCTCCTATAAAGAAATGCCTTCTTTAGAAAAAAAAGCATTACAACTTGCTAAAGGGGCTATTTTAGATATTGGTTGTGGTGCAGGAAGCCATAGTCTGTACCTGCAAGAAAATGGCAAAAATGTAACTGCTTTAGACGCTTCTAATGGCGCCATAGAAGTTTGCAAAGCAAGAGGCATTAAAAATACTTTGTGTATTAATCTTTTTGAGTATCAAGGTAAAAAGTTTGACACACTCCTTCTTTTAATGAATGGTATAGGTTTAGCTGGTAAGTTAAATCAGGTTAATAAATTTTTTACGCAATTAAAAACATTCCTAAATCCAAATGGTCAAATCCTATTAGACTCAACCGATCTTTTATATATGTTTGACGAAGATGAAGATGGCGGCTATTGGATTCCAGATGTTGAATATTATGGAGAAGTATCGTTTGTAATGGAATACAAATCTAAAAAAAGCGATTCTTTTAACTGGTTATACCTAGATTACAACACATTACAAAGAGCTGCCGTTGCTAATAATTTTAAATGTGAGCTTATAAAAGACGGCGAACATTTTGATTATTTAGCTAAACTTACCTTAAAATAA
- a CDS encoding 7-carboxy-7-deazaguanine synthase QueE, producing MVDNDVLALVNKGEMLPLMEEFYTIQGEGFHKGTAAYFIRVGGCDVGCHWCDVKESWNADTHPPTATETIISNAAKYSDTIVITGGEPLTWDMGPLTKGLKARNLQTHIETSGAYPLSGEWDWICLSPKKNKLPEGRIYDEAHELKMIIFNKHDFIFAEEQAAKTNKDCILYLQPEWSVRDKMVPLIVDYVMKNPKWKVSLQTHKYLNIP from the coding sequence ATGGTAGATAATGATGTGTTGGCATTGGTCAATAAAGGCGAAATGTTGCCTTTAATGGAAGAGTTTTATACAATTCAGGGAGAAGGTTTTCATAAAGGCACCGCTGCTTATTTTATTCGTGTGGGTGGTTGTGATGTTGGCTGCCACTGGTGTGATGTAAAAGAAAGCTGGAATGCAGATACGCACCCGCCAACAGCTACGGAAACTATTATTTCTAATGCAGCAAAATATTCTGATACCATTGTTATAACAGGTGGAGAGCCACTAACTTGGGATATGGGACCTTTAACAAAGGGTCTAAAAGCAAGAAATCTTCAGACGCATATTGAAACTTCCGGTGCGTATCCGCTATCTGGGGAGTGGGATTGGATTTGCCTTTCTCCCAAGAAAAATAAATTGCCAGAAGGAAGAATATACGATGAAGCACATGAATTAAAAATGATCATTTTTAATAAGCATGACTTTATCTTCGCAGAAGAACAAGCTGCCAAAACGAATAAAGATTGTATTTTGTATTTACAACCAGAATGGAGTGTTCGTGACAAAATGGTGCCACTTATTGTAGATTATGTGATGAAAAATCCAAAGTGGAAAGTTTCTTTACAAACGCATAAGTATTTAAATATCCCTTAA
- a CDS encoding helicase HerA-like domain-containing protein, protein MSTKDEFLSYIEEGYKTKGEFITMGSAILEGETVTNAFVKIPLKTLNRHGLIAGATGTGKTKTLQVLAENLSEKGIPVMLMDLKGDLSGLAQPSPGHAKIDERHAKIGIPFTAKGFPVEILSLSEQDGVKLRATVSEFGPILLSRILDLSETQEGIVAVIFKYCDDNKLPLLDLKDFKKVLQYATDGGKEEFKENYGRISTSSTGTILRKVIELEQQGAELFFGEKSFDVNDLTRIDENGNGYINILRLTDIQDRPKLFSTFMLSLLAEIYSTFPEQGDSDKPELVLFIDEAHLIFDEASKALINQIENIVKLIRSKGIGIYFVTQNPTDVPNDVLAQLGLKVQHALRAFTARDRKAIKLTAENYPESEYYDTKEILTSLGIGEALISALDEKGRPTPLAATMLRAPMSRMDILTDEELNVLVKKSKLVKKYEDIIDRESAYELLNEKIEKAEALAEEEKEKPKTTRSTSRSRTSTRQNPIIKVLTSATFIRGVLGVLKKVMR, encoded by the coding sequence ATGAGTACCAAAGACGAATTCCTCTCCTACATAGAGGAAGGCTACAAAACAAAAGGGGAATTTATAACTATGGGATCTGCTATTTTAGAAGGAGAAACCGTAACCAATGCTTTTGTTAAAATACCTTTAAAAACCTTAAACAGACATGGTTTAATTGCAGGCGCAACCGGTACTGGAAAGACAAAAACACTTCAAGTTCTCGCTGAAAATCTTTCAGAAAAAGGCATTCCTGTTATGCTTATGGATTTAAAAGGAGATTTGAGTGGCTTAGCACAACCAAGTCCTGGGCATGCAAAAATTGATGAACGCCATGCTAAAATTGGTATCCCATTTACAGCTAAAGGTTTTCCTGTTGAAATCTTATCGCTTTCTGAGCAAGACGGTGTAAAACTACGAGCAACTGTTTCTGAATTTGGCCCAATTCTACTTTCTAGAATTCTAGACCTTTCTGAAACACAAGAAGGTATTGTTGCTGTAATTTTTAAATATTGCGATGATAACAAATTACCTCTTTTAGATTTAAAAGATTTTAAAAAAGTACTTCAGTATGCTACCGACGGCGGTAAAGAAGAATTTAAAGAAAATTACGGACGTATAAGCACCAGCTCAACAGGTACTATTCTCCGAAAAGTTATAGAATTAGAACAGCAAGGTGCCGAGCTTTTCTTTGGTGAAAAATCATTTGACGTTAATGATTTAACCCGAATTGACGAAAATGGAAACGGCTATATTAACATCTTACGATTAACAGATATCCAAGATCGACCAAAATTATTTTCAACTTTTATGTTGAGTTTATTGGCCGAAATATATAGTACTTTCCCTGAGCAAGGCGATAGTGACAAACCTGAATTAGTGTTGTTTATTGATGAAGCCCATTTAATTTTTGACGAGGCATCAAAAGCACTTATCAACCAGATAGAAAATATTGTAAAACTTATCCGTTCTAAAGGAATCGGAATTTACTTTGTCACACAAAACCCTACAGATGTACCCAATGATGTTTTAGCTCAATTAGGTCTAAAAGTACAGCATGCTTTAAGAGCCTTCACAGCAAGAGATAGAAAAGCCATTAAACTTACTGCCGAAAATTATCCTGAATCTGAATATTACGATACCAAAGAAATATTAACTTCTTTAGGAATAGGAGAAGCATTAATCTCTGCATTAGATGAAAAAGGACGCCCTACACCTCTAGCTGCTACTATGCTAAGAGCTCCTATGAGCCGTATGGATATTTTAACAGACGAAGAATTGAATGTGCTTGTTAAAAAATCTAAATTGGTAAAGAAATATGAAGATATTATTGACCGCGAAAGTGCTTATGAGCTTCTAAATGAGAAAATAGAAAAGGCAGAAGCCCTTGCAGAAGAAGAGAAAGAAAAGCCCAAAACTACACGATCTACTTCAAGAAGCAGAACAAGTACGAGACAAAACCCCATAATAAAAGTACTCACGAGTGCTACATTTATACGAGGAGTTTTAGGCGTCCTAAAAAAAGTAATGCGTTAA
- a CDS encoding cupin domain-containing protein — MMMKKYTIQKSPFIVPTTDGKRIEEHFGKTSKGGDQLSVAHMIAPPGWSEPFQTPEFDEYTYIIKGKKQFSIDNETIILEAGQSIKIEKNTRVQYANPFEQECEYLAICLPAFDFTKVHREDL; from the coding sequence ATGATGATGAAAAAATATACCATTCAAAAATCGCCTTTTATAGTACCTACTACCGACGGTAAAAGAATAGAAGAACATTTTGGTAAAACAAGCAAAGGTGGCGACCAGTTGAGCGTTGCACACATGATTGCTCCTCCAGGATGGAGTGAACCTTTTCAAACACCAGAATTTGATGAGTACACGTATATCATCAAAGGGAAAAAACAATTCAGTATTGACAACGAGACTATTATTTTAGAAGCCGGACAGTCTATAAAAATAGAAAAGAACACACGTGTTCAATATGCTAATCCGTTTGAGCAAGAATGTGAATATCTAGCCATCTGCCTACCTGCTTTTGATTTCACAAAAGTTCATAGAGAAGATTTATAA
- a CDS encoding alpha/beta fold hydrolase codes for MKKILNKYIPLFYGSYFNSVALVSKEKAAKKAFKLFCSPRKGRVLEHQKEFLDHAKSETISTEGVDLQTYKWKGSKETVLLLHGWESNVYRWRNLIAFLQKEDYDIIAFDAPGQGYSSGSILNVPLYTLCTEKIIATHNPKYIIGHSMGGMTMMYNQYKHPDNSIQKFISLGSPSELSEIVDDYQNLLKFNSVVKNSLNNYFKHNFNFTIDEFSIAEFSRNITKKGLIIHDEFDKIAPYSAAERIHKNWKNSRLIKTQGLGHSLHQEEVNNEILTFLKSE; via the coding sequence ATGAAAAAAATACTCAATAAATATATCCCTTTATTTTACGGTAGCTATTTTAACTCTGTTGCTTTAGTATCAAAGGAGAAAGCCGCTAAAAAAGCATTCAAACTATTTTGCTCCCCCCGAAAAGGACGAGTCTTAGAGCATCAGAAAGAATTTCTTGACCACGCAAAAAGCGAAACCATTTCAACTGAAGGGGTTGATCTGCAAACCTACAAATGGAAGGGCTCTAAAGAAACAGTATTATTGCTTCATGGTTGGGAAAGTAACGTATATCGCTGGAGGAATTTAATTGCTTTTTTACAAAAAGAAGATTATGATATTATCGCATTTGATGCACCAGGGCAAGGTTATTCATCTGGAAGCATTCTTAATGTGCCTTTATACACACTTTGTACGGAAAAAATTATCGCTACTCATAATCCAAAATATATTATTGGCCACTCCATGGGGGGAATGACCATGATGTATAATCAATATAAGCACCCAGATAACTCCATTCAAAAGTTTATTTCTCTTGGTTCGCCCTCCGAGCTTTCTGAAATTGTAGATGACTACCAAAATTTATTAAAATTCAACTCCGTTGTAAAGAATAGTCTAAACAATTACTTTAAACATAATTTTAATTTTACAATTGACGAGTTTTCTATTGCTGAATTTTCTAGAAACATTACTAAAAAAGGATTAATTATACATGATGAGTTTGATAAAATAGCCCCTTACAGTGCCGCAGAACGCATCCATAAAAATTGGAAAAACAGCAGGTTAATAAAAACGCAAGGCTTAGGGCATTCTTTGCATCAAGAAGAAGTAAATAATGAGATTCTTACATTTCTTAAATCGGAATAA
- a CDS encoding VOC family protein, whose translation MSAVTPFHIAIPVHNLAECRTFYRDVLNCEEGRSSDQWVDFNLFGHQLVIHYKPKTTKEEMHHNPVDGHDVPVPHYGVVLPWEVFQSFSEELRTKGVKFIIEPYIRFQGLVGEQATMFFLDPAGNALEFKAFKDMKQLFAK comes from the coding sequence ATGTCAGCAGTTACTCCTTTTCACATTGCAATACCCGTGCATAACCTAGCAGAATGTAGAACGTTTTATCGTGATGTATTAAATTGTGAAGAAGGTCGTAGCAGTGACCAATGGGTAGATTTTAATTTATTCGGACATCAATTAGTGATCCACTACAAACCAAAAACTACCAAGGAAGAAATGCACCACAATCCTGTTGATGGCCACGATGTTCCTGTTCCTCACTATGGCGTTGTTTTACCATGGGAGGTCTTCCAAAGTTTTTCTGAAGAATTAAGAACAAAAGGAGTGAAATTTATCATTGAACCCTATATAAGATTTCAAGGTTTGGTTGGAGAACAAGCAACCATGTTTTTCTTAGATCCTGCAGGTAATGCTTTAGAGTTTAAAGCCTTTAAAGACATGAAACAATTGTTTGCTAAATAA
- a CDS encoding PAS domain-containing sensor histidine kinase, which yields MPYSLEPFFEVSRDLLCIAGYDGYFKKINPALINLLEYSKEELLSRKISDFIYEEDRLRTASNRKNLKKSLPLLNFENRYVSKSGNIIWLDWTAIPLPDERLIYAIAKNITYKKKLESERAVHLLSLDKKNKNLKNLNFKTSHDLRSPVNNLLTLCNILDVSKITDPETLQVFDLISRSTEGLKDSLNNYVDSLTETEQLESSRELISLSKIARIVQSSISALIHDSKAKIVTNFSAFDELLFNRNFMESIYLNLITNSIKYARPDVFPVLNIESRIVAGKQTVVFSDNGLGFNMDEVEGKIFNLNQRFHSTKDSKGVGLYLVHSHITEMGGEIAVTSAVNVGTTFTITFK from the coding sequence ATGCCATATAGCCTAGAGCCTTTTTTTGAAGTGTCACGTGATCTGCTTTGTATAGCGGGGTACGATGGGTATTTTAAGAAAATAAATCCGGCATTAATAAATCTCTTAGAGTATTCAAAAGAAGAATTACTTTCTAGGAAAATAAGTGATTTTATTTACGAGGAAGATCGGTTAAGGACAGCTTCAAATAGAAAAAATTTAAAAAAGAGCCTTCCGTTACTGAATTTCGAGAACAGGTATGTGAGCAAATCGGGCAACATCATTTGGTTGGATTGGACAGCAATACCGCTGCCAGATGAGCGCTTAATTTACGCCATAGCAAAAAATATCACCTACAAGAAAAAATTAGAATCAGAACGAGCAGTGCACTTACTCTCTTTAGATAAAAAGAATAAAAACCTTAAAAATCTAAACTTTAAAACCTCCCACGACTTAAGATCTCCCGTTAACAACCTACTTACCTTATGTAATATTTTAGATGTAAGTAAAATTACGGATCCAGAAACGCTTCAGGTTTTTGATCTGATAAGTAGATCAACAGAAGGTCTTAAAGACTCTTTAAATAATTATGTAGATTCATTGACAGAAACAGAGCAGCTAGAATCTTCTCGTGAATTAATTTCACTTTCAAAAATAGCACGCATAGTTCAGTCTTCAATTAGTGCATTGATTCATGACTCAAAAGCTAAAATAGTAACCAATTTTTCAGCTTTTGATGAGCTCTTGTTTAATAGAAATTTTATGGAGAGTATTTATCTGAATTTAATTACAAATTCCATTAAATATGCTAGGCCTGATGTTTTTCCTGTACTAAATATTGAATCTAGAATTGTAGCGGGTAAACAAACAGTAGTCTTTTCGGATAATGGACTAGGTTTTAATATGGATGAAGTAGAGGGTAAGATTTTTAATCTTAACCAACGCTTTCATTCAACAAAAGACAGTAAAGGAGTTGGTTTGTATTTGGTGCATAGCCATATTACGGAAATGGGAGGGGAAATAGCCGTGACCAGTGCTGTAAATGTAGGTACAACGTTTACAATTACTTTTAAGTAG
- a CDS encoding bifunctional 5,10-methylenetetrahydrofolate dehydrogenase/5,10-methenyltetrahydrofolate cyclohydrolase gives MEILDGKKVSNEIKEEIAIQVAKMREKGEKVPHLAAILVGSDGASLTYVGSKVRSCEKVGFESTLVRMPSTTSELELLNKIEELNKNEDIDGFIVQLPLPPQIDTQKVLLAVDPDKDVDGFHPMNFGKMALDMSTFIPATPFGILELLERYNVDTKGKHTVVIGRSHIVGRPMSILMGRKGWPGNSTVTLTHSHTKNITQIISQADIVISALGVPKFLKAEMIKDDAVIIDVGITRVADDSYEKGYYITGDVDFENVSKKASFITPVPGGVGPMTIAMLLKNTLLARDRHRSRK, from the coding sequence ATGGAAATATTAGACGGGAAAAAAGTATCCAACGAAATAAAAGAAGAGATTGCAATTCAGGTTGCTAAAATGCGCGAAAAAGGGGAGAAGGTACCTCATTTAGCGGCGATATTAGTGGGTAGTGATGGTGCAAGTTTAACTTATGTTGGTAGTAAAGTTAGGTCTTGTGAAAAAGTTGGTTTTGAATCTACTTTGGTTAGAATGCCAAGTACAACATCAGAACTAGAGCTTTTAAATAAGATTGAAGAATTAAATAAAAACGAGGATATAGATGGGTTTATCGTACAATTGCCATTACCTCCACAAATAGATACTCAAAAGGTATTGTTGGCTGTAGATCCAGATAAAGACGTAGATGGTTTTCATCCTATGAATTTTGGTAAAATGGCTTTAGATATGAGTACGTTTATTCCGGCAACTCCTTTTGGAATATTAGAGCTTTTAGAACGTTATAATGTAGATACTAAAGGGAAGCATACCGTAGTTATTGGTAGGAGTCATATTGTAGGGAGACCTATGAGTATTTTAATGGGAAGAAAAGGGTGGCCAGGAAATTCAACGGTAACTTTAACACACAGCCATACGAAGAACATTACTCAAATTATTTCTCAAGCAGATATTGTAATTTCTGCATTAGGAGTTCCTAAATTCTTGAAAGCAGAAATGATTAAAGACGATGCGGTAATTATAGATGTGGGTATTACAAGGGTCGCAGATGATTCTTATGAAAAAGGATACTATATTACAGGAGATGTAGATTTTGAGAATGTAAGTAAAAAAGCGAGTTTCATTACTCCTGTTCCAGGTGGGGTGGGGCCTATGACGATTGCAATGCTTCTTAAAAATACGTTGTTGGCGCGCGATCGTCATAGAAGTAGAAAATAA
- the ffh gene encoding signal recognition particle protein — MFDNLSEKLDKALHVLKGHGQITEINVAETLKEVRRALLDADVNFKIAKDFTNTVKEKALGQDVLTALQPGQLMVKLVKDELTELMGGDVEGINLSGDPSVILMSGLQGSGKTTFSGKLASYLKTKKTKKPLLVACDVYRPAAVDQLLVVGDQIGVEVFSDRGNTDPVAISKAGIAYAKANGHNVVIIDTAGRLAVDEEMMNEIANIHKAIQPQETLFVVDAMTGQDAVNTAKAFNDILNFDGVILTKLDGDTRGGAAISIKSVVNKPIKFIGTGEKMDAIDVFYPARMAERILGMGDVVSLVERAQEQFDEEESRKIQKKIAKNQFGFDDFLSQIQQIKKMGSIKDLMGMIPGAGKALKGLDIDDDAFKHVEAIIHSMTPFERATPAKLDASRKKRIAKGSGRSIQEINQLLKQFDQMSKMMKMMQGGGGKKMMQMMGAMKGMQ; from the coding sequence ATGTTTGATAATTTAAGCGAAAAGTTAGATAAAGCACTTCATGTTCTAAAAGGGCATGGTCAAATCACAGAAATTAATGTTGCAGAAACTTTAAAAGAGGTTCGACGAGCTTTACTAGATGCTGATGTCAATTTTAAAATAGCGAAAGATTTTACCAATACGGTAAAGGAAAAAGCGCTAGGTCAAGACGTTTTAACAGCGTTGCAGCCAGGCCAGTTAATGGTAAAGTTGGTAAAGGATGAGCTTACTGAGTTAATGGGGGGTGATGTTGAAGGAATTAATTTATCTGGAGACCCTTCTGTAATATTAATGTCTGGTTTGCAGGGTTCTGGAAAAACTACTTTTTCTGGGAAACTTGCGAGTTATCTAAAAACTAAAAAAACTAAAAAGCCATTATTAGTAGCTTGTGATGTTTACCGCCCTGCGGCAGTTGATCAGTTGCTTGTAGTAGGAGACCAAATAGGTGTTGAGGTGTTTTCTGACCGAGGGAATACAGATCCTGTGGCAATTTCAAAAGCAGGTATCGCATATGCAAAAGCAAATGGTCATAATGTAGTGATCATTGATACTGCTGGTCGTTTAGCTGTAGATGAAGAAATGATGAATGAAATTGCTAACATTCACAAAGCAATTCAGCCTCAAGAAACCTTGTTTGTAGTAGATGCTATGACAGGGCAAGATGCAGTAAATACAGCAAAGGCCTTCAATGATATATTAAATTTTGATGGGGTTATCCTTACTAAATTAGATGGAGATACTCGTGGTGGTGCTGCTATTTCTATTAAGTCTGTTGTAAATAAACCAATTAAATTTATTGGTACGGGTGAGAAAATGGATGCTATTGATGTATTCTATCCTGCACGTATGGCAGAACGTATCTTGGGTATGGGTGATGTTGTATCACTGGTAGAAAGAGCGCAAGAGCAGTTTGATGAAGAAGAGAGTCGTAAAATTCAAAAGAAAATTGCTAAAAATCAGTTTGGTTTTGATGACTTTTTAAGTCAGATTCAGCAAATTAAGAAAATGGGTAGCATTAAAGACCTTATGGGGATGATTCCTGGTGCAGGAAAAGCATTAAAAGGTCTAGATATAGATGATGATGCTTTTAAGCATGTAGAAGCTATTATTCATTCTATGACGCCATTTGAAAGAGCAACGCCTGCAAAATTAGATGCGAGTAGAAAAAAACGTATTGCTAAAGGTAGTGGAAGATCTATTCAAGAAATAAACCAATTGTTAAAGCAGTTTGATCAGATGAGTAAAATGATGAAAATGATGCAAGGTGGTGGCGGTAAGAAGATGATGCAAATGATGGGTGCTATGAAAGGCATGCAATAA
- a CDS encoding RNA polymerase sigma factor, with product MDTPKQNVCEEQVYNELFKTNSKTVFNYIYYKYGNEEKAYDVVQEAFIKLWENCKKVAPEKAKSFVYTVANNLYLNVIKAEKVRFKHAKETLEVTHESPEFLLEEKEFKIKLEHALSDLPENQRSTFLLNRIDGKRYKEIAEMEGVSLKAIEKRMHLALKSLREKIDGI from the coding sequence ATGGATACACCAAAACAAAACGTTTGTGAGGAGCAAGTTTATAATGAGTTATTTAAAACCAATTCTAAAACGGTCTTTAACTACATATATTATAAATATGGGAATGAAGAGAAAGCCTATGACGTTGTACAAGAAGCTTTTATAAAACTTTGGGAAAATTGCAAAAAGGTAGCTCCAGAAAAAGCAAAATCGTTTGTATATACGGTTGCCAATAATTTGTATTTGAATGTCATTAAAGCAGAAAAAGTACGCTTCAAACATGCTAAAGAAACTTTAGAAGTTACCCACGAGTCTCCTGAATTTCTCCTTGAAGAAAAAGAATTTAAAATAAAGCTTGAGCACGCCTTATCAGATTTACCAGAAAACCAACGCAGCACCTTTTTATTGAATAGGATTGATGGAAAAAGATACAAAGAAATTGCAGAAATGGAAGGTGTGAGTTTAAAAGCCATTGAAAAAAGAATGCATCTAGCACTAAAATCATTACGAGAAAAAATTGACGGAATATAA
- a CDS encoding FecR family protein yields MQENYLAKWLNNELSDTELEAFEKSDEYTAYKKIASVSSTLEAPEFDVEKALAESKLGRTTSKGKVIKLNPFKKFTSIAAAIVLFIAGAYFFINTNEQIETALAQTELITLPDASEVVLNADSKIEYSIKNWDKKRHLTLNGEAYFKVAKGKKFTVETSAGTIQVLGTQFNITNRPNYFKVTCFEGLVSVTHKNETIKLPAGTSFLVLNDQIISTEAPKTNKPSWIDNESTFTSIPLTFVLAELERQYNISIISNTIDTNTLFTGTFTNKNIDSALKSICVPNNITYALEGNKVILHAKNAE; encoded by the coding sequence ATGCAAGAGAATTACTTAGCCAAATGGCTCAATAATGAATTATCGGACACGGAACTCGAAGCCTTTGAAAAGTCTGACGAGTATACTGCGTATAAAAAAATAGCAAGTGTATCTAGTACCCTAGAAGCTCCTGAATTTGATGTTGAAAAAGCATTGGCAGAAAGTAAACTAGGACGCACTACTTCTAAAGGGAAAGTTATAAAGCTTAATCCTTTTAAGAAATTTACAAGTATTGCTGCAGCTATTGTGCTTTTCATTGCTGGAGCCTATTTCTTTATAAATACGAATGAGCAGATAGAAACAGCCCTAGCACAAACAGAACTTATTACATTACCTGATGCTTCAGAGGTTGTTTTAAATGCCGATTCAAAAATAGAATACAGCATAAAGAATTGGGATAAAAAGAGGCATCTTACCCTTAACGGAGAAGCTTATTTTAAAGTTGCCAAAGGGAAAAAATTTACAGTAGAAACTTCTGCAGGAACCATTCAAGTATTAGGAACACAATTTAACATTACAAACAGACCTAACTATTTTAAAGTCACTTGTTTTGAAGGTTTAGTAAGTGTTACTCATAAAAATGAAACTATAAAATTACCCGCAGGAACTTCATTCCTAGTTCTAAATGATCAGATTATTTCAACAGAAGCACCTAAAACAAATAAACCTTCTTGGATTGACAACGAAAGTACCTTTACAAGTATTCCATTAACTTTTGTTTTAGCAGAATTAGAACGCCAATACAACATTAGCATTATATCAAATACTATAGATACGAATACTTTATTCACAGGAACGTTCACTAATAAAAATATAGACTCAGCATTAAAAAGTATTTGTGTTCCAAATAACATAACATATGCACTAGAAGGGAATAAAGTGATTTTACATGCTAAAAACGCAGAATAG